In the Sandaracinus amylolyticus genome, GCTCGCAGCGCGCCTGCGCGTCGTTGGGGTCGGCCTGGATGCGCGCGCGCAGCGGATCGGCCTGCGCCGCGGCGGGCTCGGGTGGCGGCGTCGGAGGCGGCGTGGTCGCGGCGGGCTCGGTCGTCGCGGCCGGCTCGCTCGTCGCGGGCGTCGTCGGTGGAGGTGTCGTCGGATGCGTGGCGGCCGGCCGGGTCGGTGTGGGCGGCGCCTCGCTCCCACCGCTGCACGCACCGAGTCCCATCGCGATCGTGACCAGGATCGTCCGCGTCGTCGCCTTCACGCTCCCCCTCCCGGCGCCCGAGGATACCGATCGGCGCGCACGCATGACACGTACGCTCGGCATCGCGATTCCGCGCCTCGCTCGCGCATCCGGAGTAGACTGGTCCCGATGCCTTCGCTGAAGTGGATCCGGCCCGAAGGGCGGCCGAAGGTCTACTCGATCTTCAAGAAGCTCACGTCGATCGGCCGTGCCGGCGGCAACGACATCCCGATCGAGGACCGCTCGCTCGCCGAGTACCACGCGCAGATCGTCTTCGACGGACGCGAGTTCAACCTCAACGAGGTCGACCGCGAAGGCGAGATCCTCATCAACGGCAAGAAGAAGCGCCGCTGCAAGATCCAGCACGCGGATCGCCTCACGCTCGGCGGGGTCGAGCTCGTCTTCTCCGCGTTCGACGAGTCGGTGGATCGCGACGGTCCCTCGAGCGACGAGGACGCGTCGGTCGCGGCCGAGCTCTCGGGTCTGCGCAAGCTCCACGAGCTCTCGATGCGGCTCATGCAGAGCCGCTCGATGCAGGAGCAGCTCGAGCTGCTGATGGACACCGTCCTCGAGGCGACCCACGCGTCGAAGGGCTTCCTCGTCCTGCTGGAGAACGGCGACACGAAGATCAGCGTCGCGCGCCACCTCGCGGGCCGCCCGCTGCCCGAGGCCGAGCAGCTGCTCAGCGACTCGATCGTGAAGAAGGTGCTCGAGTCGCGTCAGCCGCTGATCGTGAGCGACGCGGTGAACGACACGTTCTTCGGCGCGAGCCAGAGCGTCATGAACCTGCAGCTCGCGAGCGTGATGTGCGCGCCGCTGATCGCGCAGGGCCAGCTCCTCGGGCTCATCTACGTCGGCAACGACAGCGTGCGCGGCCTCTTCGAGGAGAGCTCGCTCGACGTGCTCACGATCTTCGCGTCGCAGGCCTCGCTGCTGCTGCAGAACGCGATGCTCCTCGATCAGCTGCGCAGCGATCGCGATCAGCTCGCGGAGCAGCTCAACGAGCGTCGCTTCGGCGACATCGTCGGCACGAACCCCTCGCTCGTCGAGGTCTTCCGCAAGGTCGAGAAGGTCGCGTCGACCGACATCTCGGTGCTCATCACGGGCGAGACCGGCACCGGCAAGGAGCTCATCGCGCGCGAGATCCACCGTCGCTCGCCGCGCCACGCCGGGCCCTTCGTCGTCGTGAACTGCGGCGCGATCCCCGAGAACCTCATGGAGAGCGAGCTCTTCGGCCACGTGCGCGGCGCCTTCACCGGCGCGATCGCGACGCGCCAGGGCAAGTTCCAGGCGGCGAGCGGAGGCACGCTCTTCCTCGACGAGATCGGCGAGATGCCGCTCTCTCTGCAGGTGAAGCTGCTTCGCGCGCTGCAGGAGAAGGTCGTCGTCAAGGTCGGCGACACCAAGGCCGAGCGCGTCGACATCCGCGTCGTCGCGGCGACCAACCGCAACCTCGAGGACGAGATCCGCAAGAGCGCGTTCCGCGAGGACCTCTACTACCGCCTCAACGTCGTGAACCTGCACCTGCCGCCGCTGCGCGAGCGGGGCGACGACGTGCTCGTCCTCGCGAAGTTCTTCCTCGCGAAGTACGCCGAGGAGCTGAACCCGAAGGTGAAGGGCTTCACGCCCAACGCGCTGATCGCGATCCGGAAGTACGAGTGGCCGGGCAACATCCGGCAGCTCGAGAATCGCATCAAGAAGGCGATCGTCCTCTGCGACAAGACGCTGGTCGGCCCCGAGGACATGGACCTCTTCCCCGAGGCCCTGCAGCCGATCATGACGCTCACCCAGGCGCGCGAGGACTTCCAGCGCCGCTACATCCTCGAGGTCCTCGAGCGGAACAACGGCAACCGCACGAAGACGGCGCGCGACCTCGGCGTCGATCCGCGCACCATCTTCCGCTACCTCGAGGGCATGCCCGACGCGCCCGAGCCCGGCGGCCCGCCCACCGAGTGATCACG is a window encoding:
- a CDS encoding sigma 54-interacting transcriptional regulator is translated as MPSLKWIRPEGRPKVYSIFKKLTSIGRAGGNDIPIEDRSLAEYHAQIVFDGREFNLNEVDREGEILINGKKKRRCKIQHADRLTLGGVELVFSAFDESVDRDGPSSDEDASVAAELSGLRKLHELSMRLMQSRSMQEQLELLMDTVLEATHASKGFLVLLENGDTKISVARHLAGRPLPEAEQLLSDSIVKKVLESRQPLIVSDAVNDTFFGASQSVMNLQLASVMCAPLIAQGQLLGLIYVGNDSVRGLFEESSLDVLTIFASQASLLLQNAMLLDQLRSDRDQLAEQLNERRFGDIVGTNPSLVEVFRKVEKVASTDISVLITGETGTGKELIAREIHRRSPRHAGPFVVVNCGAIPENLMESELFGHVRGAFTGAIATRQGKFQAASGGTLFLDEIGEMPLSLQVKLLRALQEKVVVKVGDTKAERVDIRVVAATNRNLEDEIRKSAFREDLYYRLNVVNLHLPPLRERGDDVLVLAKFFLAKYAEELNPKVKGFTPNALIAIRKYEWPGNIRQLENRIKKAIVLCDKTLVGPEDMDLFPEALQPIMTLTQAREDFQRRYILEVLERNNGNRTKTARDLGVDPRTIFRYLEGMPDAPEPGGPPTE